The Lutibacter profundi genome includes a region encoding these proteins:
- a CDS encoding M16 family metallopeptidase gives MRKIYFLSLLGLLLSINTFAQKVDFEEYDLSNGLHVILYQDNSAPVVTTSVMYHVGAKDENPERTGFAHFFEHLLFEGTENIKRGDWFKIVSSNGGTNNANTTQDRTYYYEVFPSNNLKLGLWMESERMLHPIINQIGVDTQNEVVKEEKRMRYDNSPYGQWTPQVFKNLFKKHPYRWTTIGSMDDLDASTLEEFRAFNKKFYTPNNAVLVVAGDFEKASTKKLIKDYFESIPRGKEITRTVIKEDPITEELNVTFEDSNIQIPAVFTVYRTPAMTTRDSRVLDMISTILSGGKSSRLYKKLVDDEKKAMQIAAFNYSLEDYGAYVVLALPLGENTLDDLVNEMDEEIVKLQTELISDKELQKLRNKFENKFVNSNSSIEGIANSLAKYYMLYDNVNLINTEIEIYNSITKEEIRKIAKKYLNPNQRLVLDYLPKTAKE, from the coding sequence ATGAGAAAAATTTATTTCTTAAGCCTTTTAGGGCTACTTTTAAGCATTAATACATTTGCTCAAAAGGTAGACTTTGAAGAGTATGACTTAAGCAACGGTTTGCATGTAATTTTATATCAAGATAATTCTGCTCCCGTAGTAACCACTTCTGTTATGTACCATGTAGGTGCAAAAGATGAAAACCCTGAAAGAACAGGTTTTGCTCACTTTTTTGAACATCTATTATTTGAAGGCACTGAAAATATTAAAAGAGGTGATTGGTTTAAAATAGTATCTTCTAATGGAGGAACAAACAATGCCAATACAACTCAAGATAGAACTTATTATTATGAAGTTTTTCCTTCAAACAATTTAAAACTTGGTTTATGGATGGAATCTGAAAGAATGTTACATCCTATTATAAACCAAATAGGTGTAGATACTCAAAATGAAGTTGTAAAAGAAGAAAAGAGAATGCGTTATGATAATTCTCCATACGGACAATGGACGCCTCAAGTTTTTAAAAATCTATTTAAAAAACACCCTTATCGCTGGACAACAATTGGGTCTATGGATGATTTAGATGCCTCTACTTTAGAAGAATTTAGAGCTTTTAACAAAAAATTCTACACCCCTAATAATGCTGTATTAGTAGTTGCAGGAGATTTTGAAAAAGCTTCTACAAAAAAATTAATTAAAGACTATTTTGAAAGTATTCCTAGAGGAAAAGAAATAACACGTACTGTAATAAAAGAAGACCCTATTACTGAAGAACTTAATGTAACATTTGAAGATTCTAATATTCAAATACCTGCTGTTTTTACAGTGTATAGAACACCTGCTATGACTACGAGAGATTCTCGAGTGTTAGATATGATTTCGACAATCTTAAGCGGAGGTAAAAGTTCACGATTGTATAAAAAATTAGTTGACGATGAGAAAAAAGCAATGCAAATTGCTGCATTTAACTACTCTTTAGAAGATTATGGAGCCTATGTTGTATTGGCACTTCCTTTAGGGGAAAATACACTTGATGATTTAGTAAATGAGATGGATGAAGAAATTGTAAAACTTCAAACAGAATTAATTTCAGACAAAGAACTTCAAAAATTAAGAAATAAATTTGAAAATAAATTTGTAAACTCAAACTCAAGTATTGAGGGTATTGCAAATTCACTGGCAAAATATTATATGCTTTATGATAATGTGAATTTAATTAATACTGAAATTGAAATTTACAATTCTATTACCAAAGAAGAAATAAGAAAAATTGCTAAAAAGTATTTAAATCCTAATCAACGATTAGTACTAGATTATTTACCTAAAACTGCTAAAGAATAA
- a CDS encoding M16 family metallopeptidase, whose protein sequence is MKTKILSIITLFLLTFSMSAQIDRSIQPKPGPSPKINIGQPKTFELKNGLKVLVVENHVLPRVSATLTIDNNLIFEGDKAGVSSLTGSLMGSGTKNIRKDDFNEEVDYLGANISFSSQGAYMRSLSKYFPRVLELMADAAQNPVFTQEEFDKEVNLLLDGIKSGEKSVANIANRVQSALAYGKNHPYGEFTSKKTVQNIKLADVQNFYTTYFKPNNAYLVIVGDVNFKEVKKLIKKHFNNWEKGELPSYTIPTVKNVAKTEIDFINMPNAVQSNIAVLNTANLKMSNPDFFAVKLANKILGGGGEGRLFLNLREDKGYTYGAYSNIRSNEKTATVFKASAQVRNMVTDSSAVEFIKEIKKFRDSLVSEEELKNAKAAYIGSFVRNVEKPETVASYALNIKINNLPEDFYELYLTKINAVTVEDIQRVAQKYFSADNARIIIVGKALDVLPNLEKLPYPIKYFDKEANPTSKPEMTKPIPAGVTKQTVIDSYFEAIGGQEKVNTIKTVFNTSEASMQGMTLLLESKSMVPNKQSVIMSGMGMIMSKMKFDGEKGYSEQQGRRMDLAGKELEKVKSNTVPFPETGYAIDEKVSLEKIEPIDGNDTYVLKVGDDISIYYDVASGLKIKQATKIKIGEKTMYQTFDFSDYKDVDGIKFPHLIKMTMGPQQFEFIVKEILINKDVANSDFE, encoded by the coding sequence ATGAAAACAAAAATTTTATCTATCATAACACTATTTTTATTGACATTTTCAATGTCGGCTCAAATAGACCGATCAATACAACCAAAACCAGGACCATCTCCTAAAATTAATATTGGACAGCCTAAAACCTTTGAATTAAAAAATGGGCTAAAAGTTTTAGTAGTTGAAAACCATGTATTGCCTCGTGTATCAGCAACTTTAACTATTGACAATAATTTAATTTTTGAAGGTGATAAGGCTGGCGTATCAAGCTTAACAGGTAGCTTAATGGGGTCTGGAACAAAAAATATTCGTAAAGATGATTTTAATGAAGAGGTTGATTACTTAGGTGCAAATATCTCATTTTCAAGTCAAGGTGCTTATATGCGATCTTTATCTAAATATTTTCCAAGAGTTTTAGAATTAATGGCAGATGCAGCCCAAAATCCGGTTTTTACACAAGAGGAGTTTGATAAAGAAGTGAACCTTTTGCTTGACGGAATTAAATCTGGTGAAAAAAGTGTAGCCAACATTGCCAACAGAGTGCAAAGTGCATTAGCTTATGGTAAAAATCATCCTTACGGTGAATTTACATCAAAAAAAACTGTTCAAAATATAAAATTAGCAGATGTTCAAAATTTCTACACTACTTATTTTAAACCCAACAATGCATATTTAGTAATTGTTGGTGATGTTAATTTTAAAGAGGTAAAGAAATTAATTAAAAAACACTTTAACAATTGGGAAAAAGGTGAATTGCCATCTTACACAATTCCAACGGTAAAAAATGTTGCTAAAACAGAAATTGATTTTATTAATATGCCCAATGCTGTACAATCTAATATAGCTGTTTTAAACACTGCAAATTTAAAAATGAGTAATCCTGATTTTTTTGCTGTAAAACTTGCAAACAAAATTTTAGGTGGAGGTGGAGAAGGCAGACTCTTCTTAAATTTACGAGAAGATAAGGGTTATACTTATGGTGCCTATTCAAACATAAGGAGTAACGAAAAAACAGCTACTGTATTTAAGGCTTCTGCTCAAGTACGTAATATGGTAACTGATAGTTCAGCTGTTGAGTTTATAAAAGAAATTAAAAAATTTAGAGACAGTCTTGTTTCTGAAGAAGAATTAAAAAATGCTAAGGCCGCTTACATTGGTAGTTTTGTTAGAAATGTTGAAAAACCTGAAACAGTAGCTAGTTATGCTCTAAATATTAAAATAAATAATTTACCAGAAGATTTTTATGAATTGTATTTAACTAAAATTAATGCTGTAACCGTTGAAGATATACAACGTGTTGCACAAAAATATTTTAGTGCAGATAATGCTCGAATAATTATTGTTGGTAAAGCTTTAGATGTATTACCAAACCTTGAAAAATTACCTTACCCTATTAAATATTTTGACAAGGAAGCAAACCCTACTTCAAAACCTGAGATGACAAAGCCAATTCCTGCTGGTGTTACAAAACAAACTGTAATTGATAGTTATTTTGAAGCTATTGGAGGGCAAGAGAAAGTAAATACAATAAAAACGGTATTTAATACCTCTGAAGCAAGTATGCAAGGTATGACCTTGCTATTAGAATCAAAATCAATGGTTCCAAATAAGCAATCAGTTATTATGTCTGGTATGGGTATGATTATGTCTAAAATGAAGTTTGATGGAGAAAAAGGCTATTCAGAACAACAAGGGCGTAGAATGGATTTAGCAGGTAAAGAATTAGAAAAAGTAAAATCCAATACTGTACCATTTCCAGAAACTGGTTACGCTATAGATGAGAAAGTTTCATTAGAAAAAATTGAACCAATAGACGGAAATGATACTTATGTATTAAAAGTAGGTGATGATATTTCTATTTATTACGATGTAGCTTCAGGGTTAAAAATAAAACAAGCAACTAAAATTAAAATTGGTGAAAAAACAATGTACCAAACTTTTGATTTCTCAGATTATAAAGACGTTGATGGTATTAAATTTCCTCATTTAATTAAAATGACAATGGGACCTCAACAGTTTGAATTTATTGTTAAAGAAATATTAATTAACAAAGATGTTGCTAACAGCGATTTTGAATAA
- a CDS encoding DMT family transporter, whose translation MDDKKLRWIYLFSLSIIWGSSFILMKKALIGLTPIQVGVFRILFTAIFLLLIGFKSFSRIKKKHWYYLSLNALLGSFFPVFLFAYAIEKIDSSITAVLNSLTPLNTLILGVLFFGFNFGKNQVIGIFIGLVGTLMLILKSAELHPNQDYFYAIFILIASIGYALNVNILKKYLYDLDAVSIAVGNFVLLIIPAIAVLLFTGFFETFEFTETSTTSLFYMLILAVFGTALAKIMFNKLVQISSPVFSSSVTYLIPIVAITWGVLDGEKILFLQFISGFIILIGVYLVNKSK comes from the coding sequence ATGGACGATAAAAAATTAAGGTGGATTTATTTATTTTCCCTTTCAATTATCTGGGGGAGTTCTTTTATTTTAATGAAAAAAGCTTTGATTGGTTTAACTCCAATTCAAGTAGGAGTATTTAGAATTTTATTTACGGCCATTTTTTTATTGCTTATTGGGTTTAAGAGTTTTTCAAGAATAAAAAAAAAGCATTGGTATTATTTATCGTTAAATGCTTTATTAGGTAGCTTTTTTCCCGTCTTTTTATTCGCGTATGCTATTGAAAAAATTGACAGTTCAATTACTGCCGTTTTGAATTCATTAACGCCTTTAAATACCTTAATTTTAGGAGTTTTGTTTTTTGGATTTAACTTTGGAAAAAATCAAGTTATCGGTATTTTTATTGGGTTAGTAGGAACATTGATGTTAATTCTCAAAAGTGCTGAACTTCATCCAAATCAAGATTATTTTTATGCTATATTTATACTCATTGCATCCATTGGTTACGCATTAAATGTAAACATTTTAAAAAAATATTTGTATGATTTAGATGCTGTAAGTATTGCTGTAGGGAATTTTGTATTATTAATAATTCCTGCTATAGCGGTACTATTGTTTACTGGATTTTTTGAAACATTCGAATTTACAGAAACTAGTACAACCTCATTATTTTATATGTTGATTTTAGCAGTTTTTGGAACTGCATTAGCCAAAATTATGTTTAATAAATTGGTTCAAATTTCTTCCCCTGTGTTTTCTTCATCTGTAACGTATTTAATTCCAATTGTTGCAATAACTTGGGGTGTTTTAGATGGAGAAAAAATCTTGTTTTTACAATTTATTTCAGGGTTTATTATTCTTATAGGAGTTTATTTAGTTAATAAATCTAAATAA
- a CDS encoding heavy-metal-associated domain-containing protein, whose amino-acid sequence MKKIIPILILTFLFISCSENKKETTAKKTEVKKTEVAANYKSIEVDIEGMTCEIGCARTIQSKLSKVDGVTYSKVNFEAKKGIFTYDSNKLSEQDITNKISGIGGGDLYSVTKTTEIKEVIKKNK is encoded by the coding sequence ATGAAAAAAATAATTCCCATTCTAATACTAACATTCCTTTTTATTTCTTGCAGCGAAAACAAAAAAGAAACTACGGCTAAAAAGACCGAAGTTAAAAAAACCGAAGTTGCTGCAAATTACAAAAGTATTGAAGTTGACATTGAAGGTATGACATGTGAAATTGGTTGTGCTAGAACCATACAATCAAAATTATCAAAAGTTGACGGCGTTACCTATTCAAAAGTAAATTTTGAAGCAAAAAAAGGAATATTTACCTATGATTCCAATAAATTAAGCGAGCAAGATATTACGAATAAAATAAGTGGAATTGGTGGTGGAGACCTTTATTCAGTTACAAAAACAACTGAAATTAAAGAAGTTATTAAAAAAAATAAATAA
- a CDS encoding COX15/CtaA family protein, with protein sequence MLKNNFKYSKTIRNWLLVGLIMLIGQVILGGITRLTGSGLSITRWDIITGVIPPLTPEQWLNAFDLYKQTPQFHKLNSTFTIHEFKFIYFWEYFHRLWVRSLGFIFLIPFIFFVVKKQLDFYLIKRLGLVIFLTILTASAGWIMVQSGLVNRPWVNAYKLTVHFILAVLVITAMVKTVADVYRFKSLKIIVANKVVLITIGITFIQLIFAGLMSGMKAGLYYPSWPDMNGEFIPSVLLSSSNWNWNNFINYDTYLFAPAFIQFTHRMLAYILVFSTIYMYFKLKDKIEITSKKWLKFTFVLVVVQVILGIFTVLNVHGKIPLFLGVAHQLVGLLYFMSLLFLYYSLRKNRA encoded by the coding sequence ATGTTAAAAAACAATTTTAAATACTCAAAAACAATTAGAAATTGGTTACTAGTAGGGTTAATTATGCTAATTGGCCAGGTTATTTTGGGCGGAATTACTCGTTTAACAGGGTCGGGGCTTTCTATTACACGTTGGGATATAATTACGGGAGTTATACCTCCATTAACTCCTGAGCAATGGCTAAATGCATTTGATTTGTATAAACAAACACCTCAGTTTCATAAATTAAACTCAACATTTACAATTCATGAGTTCAAATTTATTTATTTTTGGGAGTACTTTCACAGACTTTGGGTTAGGTCACTCGGATTTATATTTTTAATTCCTTTTATTTTCTTTGTTGTTAAAAAGCAACTCGATTTTTATTTAATAAAGCGTTTAGGACTGGTTATTTTTCTTACAATATTAACTGCTTCGGCTGGTTGGATTATGGTACAAAGTGGTTTGGTAAACAGGCCTTGGGTAAATGCATATAAATTAACTGTTCATTTTATTTTAGCGGTGTTAGTAATTACAGCAATGGTTAAAACAGTGGCAGATGTATACAGGTTTAAAAGCCTTAAAATTATAGTTGCTAATAAAGTTGTTTTAATTACAATAGGTATTACTTTTATTCAACTAATTTTTGCAGGATTGATGTCTGGGATGAAGGCAGGGTTGTATTACCCCTCTTGGCCTGATATGAATGGAGAGTTTATTCCAAGTGTTTTGTTGAGTTCTTCAAATTGGAATTGGAATAATTTTATTAATTACGACACTTATTTGTTTGCTCCAGCATTTATTCAGTTTACGCATAGAATGCTAGCTTATATTTTAGTTTTTTCAACTATTTATATGTATTTCAAATTAAAAGATAAAATTGAAATAACTTCAAAAAAATGGCTTAAATTCACTTTTGTTTTAGTGGTGGTTCAAGTAATATTAGGAATTTTTACAGTATTAAATGTTCATGGAAAAATCCCTCTCTTTCTAGGTGTAGCTCATCAATTGGTGGGGTTATTGTATTTTATGAGTTTATTATTTTTATACTATTCACTAAGAAAGAATAGAGCATAA
- the gldD gene encoding gliding motility lipoprotein GldD gives MKKIYALLIIAFFIFSCGEEVLPKPKPYLKLQYHKPTYKKIKSNCPYSFEISNLATIKFKKNCWASIEYPKLKATIYITYRAVENNLEEILKEVEKLTFEHTIKADVINSVPYENFDKKVFGELYNIEGNVATNIQFRATDSVKHVLSGALYFYVKPNYDSIIPAVKYIQKDMVHLVETLEWK, from the coding sequence ATGAAGAAAATTTATGCACTCTTAATTATTGCCTTTTTTATATTTTCTTGTGGAGAGGAAGTATTACCAAAACCAAAACCATATTTAAAACTACAATACCATAAACCAACATATAAAAAAATTAAATCAAACTGTCCATATAGTTTTGAAATTTCCAATTTAGCCACAATAAAATTTAAAAAGAATTGTTGGGCAAGTATTGAATACCCAAAACTTAAAGCTACTATATATATTACATATAGAGCTGTTGAAAATAATTTAGAAGAAATTTTAAAAGAGGTTGAGAAACTAACATTTGAACACACTATAAAAGCAGACGTAATTAATTCAGTTCCATACGAAAATTTTGACAAAAAAGTTTTTGGAGAATTGTATAATATTGAAGGTAATGTTGCTACAAATATTCAATTTAGAGCTACAGATAGTGTAAAGCATGTGCTTTCAGGAGCTTTGTATTTTTATGTAAAACCTAATTATGATTCAATAATACCAGCTGTTAAATATATTCAAAAAGATATGGTGCATTTAGTTGAAACTTTAGAATGGAAATAA
- the gldE gene encoding gliding motility-associated protein GldE: MDPEPSILLILLPETISYWLPISSVIFLLLLLLSALISGAEVAFFSLSKTDLDKASESKSISQKTVVSLLKNPQKLLATILISNNFINILIVLIFAYIGEFIFKNIASIIFKFILEVVLVTFLILLFGEVLPKIYATRNSLKFASFMAFPLKILNSILSIVSLPMMRLTNVIERKLGKKKSNLSVEKLSQALELTSNEATTKDEQKILEGIVNFGNTETSQIMTPRIDIFALSSSEPYKDVLDKIVDNGYSRNPVFNENIDDIIGVLYAKDLLPYLNVKNFNWLKLLREPYFVPENKKLDDLLKEFQEIKSHLAIVVDEYGGTSGIITLEDVIEEIVGDISDEFDDDDATYSKLDKNNYLFEGKTNLKDFYKILEIENTDFFDENKGESETLAGLILEVHGKFPKKNEIIKIGNYSFKVESMDKKRIKQVKVTIHRTN; this comes from the coding sequence TTGGATCCTGAACCCTCGATTTTACTCATTTTATTACCAGAAACTATAAGTTACTGGTTACCCATAAGTAGTGTAATTTTTTTACTGTTACTATTACTCTCTGCTTTAATTTCTGGTGCTGAAGTCGCCTTTTTTTCACTCTCTAAAACTGATTTAGACAAGGCTTCTGAATCAAAATCAATAAGCCAAAAAACAGTAGTGTCGCTGCTTAAAAACCCTCAAAAACTACTAGCAACTATTTTAATATCAAACAATTTTATAAATATTTTAATTGTTTTAATTTTTGCTTATATAGGAGAGTTTATTTTTAAAAATATAGCTTCAATTATTTTCAAATTTATTTTAGAGGTAGTTTTAGTAACATTTTTAATTTTATTATTTGGTGAAGTATTGCCTAAAATTTATGCGACAAGAAATTCGTTGAAATTTGCTTCATTTATGGCTTTTCCACTTAAAATATTAAATTCAATACTTTCAATAGTTAGTTTACCAATGATGCGTTTAACAAATGTTATTGAAAGAAAACTTGGAAAAAAGAAATCTAACTTATCAGTTGAAAAGTTATCTCAAGCATTAGAGTTAACCTCAAATGAAGCAACAACAAAAGATGAACAAAAAATATTAGAAGGAATCGTAAATTTTGGCAATACTGAAACAAGTCAAATTATGACACCTAGAATAGATATTTTTGCACTTTCTAGCTCAGAGCCATACAAAGATGTTTTAGACAAAATAGTAGATAATGGTTATTCTAGAAACCCCGTTTTTAACGAAAACATAGATGATATTATAGGCGTTTTATATGCAAAAGATTTATTACCATATTTAAATGTGAAAAATTTTAATTGGCTAAAACTACTTAGAGAACCGTATTTTGTGCCTGAGAATAAAAAACTTGATGATTTATTAAAAGAATTTCAGGAAATAAAAAGTCATTTAGCAATTGTTGTTGATGAATATGGAGGAACAAGTGGAATAATAACTTTAGAAGATGTAATTGAAGAAATTGTAGGTGATATAAGTGATGAGTTTGATGATGACGATGCTACATATTCAAAGTTGGATAAAAACAACTATTTATTTGAAGGAAAAACTAATTTAAAAGATTTTTACAAAATATTAGAAATTGAAAATACAGATTTTTTTGATGAAAATAAAGGAGAATCAGAAACTTTAGCGGGTTTAATTTTAGAAGTTCATGGAAAATTTCCTAAAAAAAATGAAATAATAAAAATTGGTAATTATTCGTTTAAGGTTGAATCTATGGATAAGAAGCGAATAAAACAAGTAAAGGTTACAATTCATAGAACTAATTAA
- a CDS encoding single-stranded DNA-binding protein, whose amino-acid sequence MAGTVNKVILIGHLGDEVKMHYFEGGNSIGRFPLATNETYTNKQTGERVTTTEWHNIVVRNKLAEICEKYLNKGDKIYCEGRIKTRQWEGDDGAKRYTTEIHVIDMTFLTTKSELNTPQKNTIDKPTVQEQSTDNHDDLPF is encoded by the coding sequence ATGGCAGGTACAGTTAATAAAGTAATCCTTATAGGACATTTAGGAGACGAGGTAAAGATGCATTATTTTGAAGGAGGAAATTCAATTGGACGATTTCCTTTAGCAACAAATGAAACGTATACAAATAAGCAAACAGGAGAAAGAGTAACTACCACAGAATGGCATAATATTGTGGTTAGAAATAAGCTAGCCGAAATTTGCGAAAAATATTTAAATAAAGGTGATAAAATATATTGTGAAGGTAGAATAAAAACAAGACAATGGGAAGGAGATGATGGAGCGAAAAGATATACCACAGAAATTCATGTAATTGACATGACATTTCTAACCACCAAAAGTGAATTAAACACGCCTCAAAAAAACACAATTGACAAGCCAACTGTACAAGAACAGTCTACAGATAACCATGATGATTTACCATTCTAA
- the mutY gene encoding A/G-specific adenine glycosylase, which translates to MNFSNQLISWYLQNKRNLPWRSTINPYKIWLSEIILQQTRVDQGTEYYYKFIENFPTVNDLALASEEQILKLWQGLGYYSRARNLHFSAKYIMNELYGEFPKTYNELIKLKGVGDYTASAVASICFNKATAVVDGNVYRVLARYFGIHTPTNTTKGIKEFKQLAQQLLDTKNSGTHNQAIMEFGALMCKPKNPICSNCPLNDSCVALSEKRVNELPVKENKIKIKKRYFNYIVIETEDNNTKIVKREKGIWKNLYEFPLIETESLIDEKQLIEQQEFNTLFKTGNITVKLFNDSVVIHKLSHQHIYTKFWIVKTQILTDYTVHWKTVKKYPVSTLIHNFLNQYKTNYFF; encoded by the coding sequence ATGAATTTTTCTAATCAGCTAATATCGTGGTATTTACAGAATAAGCGAAATTTACCTTGGCGTTCTACCATTAACCCATACAAAATTTGGTTGTCTGAAATTATTTTACAACAAACTAGAGTTGATCAAGGAACGGAATACTATTATAAATTTATTGAAAATTTTCCCACCGTAAATGATCTGGCTTTAGCTTCAGAAGAACAAATATTAAAACTTTGGCAAGGATTAGGATATTATTCAAGAGCAAGGAATTTACATTTTTCAGCTAAATATATAATGAATGAACTTTATGGAGAATTTCCAAAAACCTACAATGAACTAATTAAATTAAAGGGAGTTGGTGATTATACTGCTTCAGCTGTAGCTTCAATTTGTTTTAACAAAGCAACAGCGGTTGTAGATGGTAATGTTTATAGAGTATTAGCTCGTTATTTTGGAATTCACACTCCTACTAATACAACTAAAGGAATTAAAGAGTTTAAACAGCTAGCTCAACAATTATTAGATACTAAAAACTCAGGTACACACAATCAGGCAATTATGGAGTTTGGAGCACTTATGTGCAAACCTAAAAACCCAATTTGTAGCAATTGTCCATTGAATGATAGCTGTGTTGCATTGTCAGAAAAAAGAGTTAATGAGCTTCCTGTAAAAGAAAACAAGATAAAAATAAAAAAGAGATATTTCAATTATATTGTTATTGAGACAGAAGATAACAACACCAAAATTGTAAAACGAGAAAAAGGTATTTGGAAAAATTTGTATGAGTTTCCTTTAATTGAAACAGAAAGCTTAATTGATGAAAAGCAACTTATTGAACAACAAGAATTTAATACATTGTTTAAAACAGGTAATATAACCGTAAAGCTTTTTAATGATAGTGTGGTAATACATAAATTATCTCACCAACATATTTATACTAAATTTTGGATTGTAAAAACTCAAATTTTAACAGATTATACAGTTCATTGGAAAACCGTTAAAAAATATCCAGTTTCAACTTTAATACATAATTTTTTAAACCAATACAAAACCAACTATTTTTTTTAG
- a CDS encoding HU family DNA-binding protein, whose protein sequence is MTKAEIVSSISDKSGIEKADVLATVEAFMEEVKTSLEKGDNVYLRGFGSFIIKTRAEKTGRNISKNTTIKIPAHNIPAFKPAKVFVESIKSNVSV, encoded by the coding sequence ATGACGAAAGCAGAAATCGTATCAAGTATCTCAGATAAATCTGGAATTGAAAAAGCAGATGTTTTAGCAACTGTTGAAGCGTTTATGGAAGAAGTAAAAACATCTTTAGAAAAAGGTGACAATGTTTATTTAAGAGGATTTGGTAGTTTTATTATTAAAACAAGGGCTGAAAAAACTGGAAGAAACATTTCAAAAAATACAACTATTAAAATTCCTGCTCACAATATTCCAGCTTTTAAACCTGCAAAAGTTTTTGTAGAAAGTATCAAAAGCAATGTGAGTGTATAA